The following are from one region of the Alicyclobacillus fastidiosus genome:
- a CDS encoding LCP family protein: MSERRDRKRRASRALRFTGALALLMAVGGGCTFATARVLFPHQHVHAALPPMRFTHAPQPDRKTILLIGTDARAGDPNGNSDVLCVASLDDAHHRVELLSIPRDTQVAFPDGRYRKINDALALGGPALTMHVVENLIGLPIDHYALTRFDGLVKMIDRAGGVQINVQKRMYYTTGDAVHGKIDLQPGLQHLSGEQALGFVRYRHDALGDIGRTQRQQQFLVALKEQLLQPQIIPKLPGIVMDAVNSLDTDMTLVELGKLGAQAHKYTQYQTIHETLPGSFHDPTHGSGDLSYWVVNPHQAHYIAKQFFEDGITQSNPIQDPAVTQTWRVPPSVSKPANTTNTST, encoded by the coding sequence ATGTCGGAACGTCGTGATCGGAAACGAAGAGCATCTCGCGCGTTGCGCTTCACAGGAGCCCTGGCACTGCTCATGGCGGTCGGCGGTGGCTGTACCTTTGCGACTGCACGCGTTCTCTTTCCACACCAACACGTGCACGCCGCTTTGCCTCCCATGCGGTTTACACACGCACCACAGCCGGATCGTAAAACGATCTTGTTGATTGGCACGGATGCGCGGGCAGGGGACCCAAACGGCAACTCTGACGTGCTCTGCGTAGCGAGTTTGGACGATGCGCATCACCGCGTGGAGCTGTTATCCATCCCTCGCGATACCCAAGTGGCTTTCCCAGATGGGCGCTACAGAAAGATCAATGACGCGTTGGCCCTTGGCGGCCCAGCGCTGACGATGCACGTCGTCGAAAACCTCATTGGTCTACCAATCGATCACTACGCGCTCACGCGGTTCGACGGTCTCGTCAAGATGATCGACCGGGCCGGAGGCGTGCAGATCAACGTGCAAAAGCGGATGTATTACACGACTGGAGACGCCGTGCACGGAAAAATCGACCTGCAACCTGGGTTGCAGCATCTTTCGGGTGAACAAGCACTCGGGTTTGTGCGCTACCGCCACGACGCGCTCGGCGACATTGGGCGAACACAGCGCCAGCAGCAATTTCTCGTCGCCCTCAAAGAGCAGTTGTTGCAGCCACAAATCATTCCCAAGCTGCCCGGCATCGTCATGGATGCAGTGAACAGCTTAGACACCGATATGACGCTCGTCGAGCTGGGGAAACTCGGAGCTCAGGCACACAAGTACACGCAGTATCAAACCATTCACGAGACGCTGCCGGGTTCATTTCACGATCCGACGCACGGTTCAGGCGACCTCAGCTACTGGGTCGTCAACCCTCATCAGGCGCATTACATCGCCAAACAGTTCTTCGAAGATGGCATCACACAGTCCAATCCCATACAGGACCCTGCCGTCACGCAGACCTGGCGGGTTCCTCCGTCGGTGAGTAAACCTGCGAACACGACAAACACCTCCACCTGA
- the cax gene encoding calcium/proton exchanger: MNVSLNRWMSMLAAVMIVVSAVVRFGHASQTLQFFVSAVAIIPLAAMMGQATESIAAHAGPRLGGLLSATFGNAVELIIGIFSLQQGLYSLVKASITGSIIGNLLFVLGLSFFIGGIRHPIQYFNLRVARSNASMLMLGVGIAFVVPSIFSMTSRANSYTLSFGVAAVSLVIYILGLFFSLFTHREVFAYIEDTSEDAEEHGDVKYRLLPAIILLLVATVLVSIESDWLVGNVKSIAQGLGWSEVFIGVVVVAVIGNAAEHASAVWMAWKNRMDLSLEIAVGSTLQVAMFIAPVLFFTSLAIGNPFQLVFSWPELVSMIAAVLLVVILMLDGESNWLEGAMAVGAYLVLAVGFYTLQSA, encoded by the coding sequence GTGAACGTTTCGTTGAATCGTTGGATGAGTATGTTGGCGGCTGTCATGATCGTCGTCAGTGCGGTCGTTCGGTTTGGCCACGCGAGTCAAACATTGCAATTTTTTGTCTCCGCCGTGGCGATTATCCCACTCGCCGCCATGATGGGGCAGGCGACGGAGTCGATCGCGGCGCACGCTGGACCGCGCCTGGGCGGTCTCCTGTCCGCGACGTTCGGCAACGCAGTGGAATTGATCATCGGGATTTTTTCGCTGCAACAAGGGCTGTACTCGCTGGTGAAAGCCTCCATTACCGGGTCGATCATCGGGAATCTCCTGTTCGTCTTGGGGCTCAGTTTTTTTATCGGAGGCATACGGCATCCCATTCAGTACTTCAACCTCCGCGTCGCGAGAAGCAATGCCTCGATGCTCATGCTCGGCGTCGGCATCGCGTTTGTCGTACCCAGTATCTTTTCGATGACATCCAGGGCAAACTCGTACACATTGTCGTTCGGTGTGGCGGCCGTTTCCCTCGTCATCTACATTCTTGGGCTATTTTTTAGCTTATTTACGCACCGTGAAGTGTTTGCCTACATAGAAGACACCTCTGAAGATGCTGAGGAACACGGAGACGTGAAGTACCGGCTTTTGCCGGCCATCATCTTGCTTCTGGTCGCCACCGTCCTCGTGAGTATCGAGAGCGATTGGCTGGTTGGCAACGTGAAGTCCATCGCGCAGGGACTCGGTTGGAGTGAAGTATTTATCGGCGTTGTCGTGGTCGCCGTGATCGGAAATGCGGCGGAACACGCGTCCGCCGTGTGGATGGCCTGGAAGAATCGGATGGATCTGTCGCTTGAGATAGCTGTCGGAAGTACGTTGCAGGTCGCCATGTTCATCGCACCAGTGTTGTTCTTCACGAGCCTCGCGATAGGGAATCCGTTTCAATTGGTATTCTCTTGGCCGGAGCTTGTCAGTATGATCGCTGCGGTCCTGCTCGTCGTCATTTTGATGCTCGACGGCGAATCGAACTGGTTGGAGGGTGCGATGGCGGTAGGCGCCTATCTCGTGCTCGCAGTCGGCTTTTACACGCTGCAGAGCGCTTGA
- a CDS encoding DUF502 domain-containing protein yields the protein MKVLIRAVAKHFGIGLATVLPFVFAIWVVVIVVNYVDGLVGQYIPYPGFHIPGTGFVLILAAITVIGLLSRIYISRVLLSWMDALFTRIPVIKSLYSTAKELVQNTFGRRGAFQTPVLVEWPDERALVLGFITSESLPSEMDPDGTKVSVYLPNAFQFAGATVIVPRSRVKPCGLTVEQALKFSLSGGLGQPADNSKRDNGDVTHIGKPGDTLEM from the coding sequence ATGAAGGTCCTCATCCGGGCGGTTGCTAAGCACTTTGGCATTGGGCTGGCCACGGTGCTCCCCTTTGTCTTTGCGATTTGGGTGGTTGTCATCGTCGTCAACTACGTGGATGGGCTTGTCGGCCAGTATATCCCGTACCCTGGGTTTCACATTCCAGGTACGGGGTTTGTGCTGATTTTAGCGGCCATCACCGTGATCGGACTGTTGTCGCGCATATACATCAGCCGCGTGTTGTTGTCTTGGATGGATGCTCTGTTTACGCGGATTCCTGTCATCAAATCGCTGTACTCTACGGCGAAAGAATTAGTGCAAAACACGTTTGGGCGCCGTGGCGCATTTCAGACGCCTGTCCTCGTCGAGTGGCCGGACGAGCGAGCGCTCGTCCTCGGTTTCATCACGTCTGAGTCCTTGCCCAGCGAGATGGATCCGGATGGAACGAAGGTGTCGGTGTATCTGCCTAATGCTTTTCAATTCGCAGGTGCCACTGTGATCGTACCCAGGTCTCGCGTCAAGCCATGCGGTCTCACGGTGGAGCAGGCGCTCAAATTTTCACTGTCTGGGGGGCTGGGACAGCCCGCAGACAACTCCAAGCGCGATAATGGGGACGTGACGCACATTGGGAAACCGGGAGACACGCTGGAAATGTGA
- the ilvA gene encoding threonine ammonia-lyase gives MTQQQPAKLSIDIIREARKRIQSVVQQTPLDYSATFSQFSDNEIYLKLENLQKTGSFKIRGAYNKITTLTDDERSHGVIAASAGNHAQGVAFAARGLGVPCTIVMPEGASLAKIAATQRYGAKVVLEGASYDDAYAHALSLSKNEGYTYVHAFDDEAIVAGQGTIGLEILEQLPDVDAIVIPMGGGGLAAGTALAVKALRPDVKIYGVEASAVPSFRHSLDMGHPETVEAQSTIADGIAVKRPGDLTYRLAQQYVDDVVLVEEEEISRAMVLLLERCKIVAEGAAATSIAAVINKKIPNHLGKVVCILSGGNVDVTVLSRIIEHGLIESGRYLRMAVTLLDRPGALRDLLDILASLRVNVLSVQHHRVGTHIHLGQTEVELDLETRDKAHIELIYNTLQQRGYTPVPRD, from the coding sequence GTGACACAACAGCAACCAGCGAAACTCTCCATCGACATCATCAGAGAGGCTCGAAAGCGGATTCAAAGTGTTGTCCAACAGACACCACTCGACTACTCAGCTACGTTCTCTCAGTTCTCCGACAATGAAATTTACCTAAAACTCGAGAACCTGCAGAAGACAGGTTCCTTTAAGATCCGAGGTGCCTACAACAAGATCACGACGCTGACTGACGACGAGCGAAGCCACGGCGTCATCGCCGCATCGGCAGGGAATCACGCGCAAGGCGTAGCCTTTGCAGCACGAGGTCTCGGCGTCCCCTGCACGATTGTCATGCCAGAGGGAGCCAGTCTCGCAAAGATCGCGGCCACGCAGCGCTACGGGGCAAAAGTAGTCCTCGAAGGTGCATCTTACGACGACGCGTATGCGCATGCGCTGTCCTTGAGCAAAAATGAAGGGTATACATACGTCCACGCGTTCGACGACGAAGCGATCGTCGCAGGGCAAGGGACGATTGGCCTGGAAATTCTGGAGCAGTTGCCGGACGTCGACGCGATCGTCATTCCCATGGGAGGCGGCGGATTGGCGGCAGGTACCGCACTCGCCGTGAAGGCTTTGCGACCGGACGTGAAGATTTATGGGGTTGAGGCCAGTGCGGTGCCGTCCTTCCGGCATTCACTCGACATGGGCCACCCTGAAACGGTGGAAGCACAGTCGACCATCGCCGACGGTATTGCGGTCAAACGGCCAGGAGATCTGACCTATCGTTTAGCGCAACAGTATGTCGACGACGTCGTTTTGGTGGAAGAAGAAGAGATCTCGCGCGCGATGGTGCTGCTGCTAGAGCGCTGCAAAATCGTCGCCGAGGGCGCTGCAGCCACGAGCATCGCGGCGGTCATCAACAAGAAAATTCCGAACCACTTAGGCAAAGTGGTCTGTATTTTGTCTGGCGGAAACGTCGATGTGACGGTTCTATCGAGAATTATCGAGCACGGGCTGATCGAGTCCGGTCGCTATCTGCGGATGGCGGTTACCCTGCTCGACCGCCCAGGTGCCTTGCGCGACTTGCTGGACATTTTGGCAAGTCTTCGAGTAAATGTATTGTCCGTACAGCACCACCGAGTCGGTACACACATCCACCTCGGCCAAACAGAAGTGGAGTTGGACCTGGAAACGCGGGATAAGGCGCATATCGAACTCATCTACAACACGTTGCAGCAGCGTGGATACACGCCTGTCCCCCGAGATTAA
- the hisC gene encoding histidinol-phosphate transaminase, translated as MIVLEVFTIFNTHERVRSNLHSIHPYQPGISEDQLRKEFGLASLIKLNSNENALGPSPLALEAIAKELPKLHLYPDGGSDLLREAIARHHGLRMEEVFAGNGSDDIIKLISETFLEEGDEVVVPFPSFSQYGFGAEVMKAQIRSVPLREDFSYDVQALLQAVTPKTKLLYLCTPNNPTGTVLKASEFTWLMERLPKEVFVVVDLAYDNYATDPERLCVTKDALIYPNVCYLHTFSKLYGLAGLRVGYALGNEQVWAYVHRVREPFNVNRVAQRGAQAALDDVDHVRRSVALAARSREQYANLENYGLRVIPSQANFTLVEVGNGIQAFEQLKQKGILVRAGYPGLESFVRVTFGLDEENEVCIAALREFGRA; from the coding sequence ATGATCGTACTGGAGGTGTTCACGATTTTCAATACACATGAACGAGTTCGTTCCAACTTGCACAGCATTCACCCATACCAGCCAGGCATCAGTGAGGACCAACTGCGCAAAGAGTTCGGACTAGCCAGTCTTATCAAACTCAACTCCAACGAAAATGCCCTGGGCCCGTCTCCTTTGGCCTTGGAGGCCATCGCCAAAGAGCTTCCTAAGCTCCACCTGTATCCGGATGGCGGCAGCGACCTGCTCCGAGAGGCGATCGCCAGGCACCACGGCTTGCGGATGGAAGAGGTGTTTGCGGGCAATGGATCAGACGATATCATCAAATTGATCTCCGAGACCTTCTTGGAAGAGGGAGACGAAGTGGTCGTCCCATTTCCGTCTTTCTCGCAGTACGGCTTCGGCGCCGAGGTGATGAAGGCGCAAATTCGTTCCGTGCCGTTGCGTGAAGACTTTTCCTATGATGTACAGGCGCTCCTGCAAGCAGTCACACCAAAGACGAAGTTGCTGTATTTGTGCACGCCGAACAACCCAACGGGTACAGTCCTCAAAGCCAGTGAGTTCACTTGGCTGATGGAACGTCTACCAAAAGAAGTGTTCGTGGTGGTCGATCTCGCCTACGACAACTACGCGACCGACCCCGAGCGCCTCTGTGTGACGAAGGACGCTCTCATCTATCCCAACGTCTGTTATCTACATACATTCTCCAAACTGTATGGCCTTGCAGGTCTTCGCGTTGGCTACGCCCTCGGCAACGAACAGGTCTGGGCTTACGTTCACCGCGTGCGCGAGCCATTTAACGTCAACCGCGTCGCGCAGCGTGGCGCACAGGCGGCTCTCGACGATGTCGATCACGTTCGCAGATCTGTGGCCTTGGCTGCACGCAGCCGAGAGCAGTACGCCAACCTCGAAAACTACGGCCTTCGAGTTATACCTTCGCAGGCTAACTTTACGTTAGTCGAAGTGGGGAATGGCATCCAGGCGTTTGAACAGCTCAAGCAGAAGGGAATTCTCGTCCGCGCAGGGTATCCCGGCCTCGAGTCGTTTGTACGAGTGACGTTTGGGTTGGATGAGGAGAATGAAGTGTGCATCGCGGCGCTCCGGGAATTCGGCCGCGCTTGA
- the gltX gene encoding glutamate--tRNA ligase, which produces MDKQVRVRFAPSPTGALHIGGARTAYFNWLYARQHNGVFVLRIDDTDRARSTEASYEQILDSFRWLGIDWDEGPDVGGEFGPYRQSERMAIYEEQLARLREANRVYPCFCTQEELQAEREAAQQAGRAPRYSGKCRHLSTEEVASRMADGMPHVYRLRVQAEGETVVHDVIRGDVVFRNEEIDDFIVWKADGTPTYHFASCVDDAKMEITHIIRAEEHLSNTPRHVVLFTALGFDIPLFAHVPMILAPDRSKLSKRHGATSVSEYREQGILPEALVNYLLLLGFSPGEDREVLTREEAVQVFSLEQVAKHAAVYDVKKLEWMNAQYYRAQSPDTVLEQVLPVLFARGWVDEQETNRERVAWLRTAIEFVLTRSRNEADLIEGLRYYFEPVTRYDEKGVKKQFSDQEVPLRLRKVAERLNVVAPFATSRVETAFRALIDELGVKGGQLIHPTRLALTGITVGPGLFDIMVLLGRDECVSRLRAAADLIEAGTVAVSQA; this is translated from the coding sequence ATGGATAAGCAAGTTAGGGTTCGCTTTGCGCCGAGTCCGACTGGCGCATTACATATTGGCGGGGCGCGTACGGCTTATTTCAACTGGCTCTACGCACGTCAGCACAACGGTGTCTTCGTTCTGCGTATTGATGATACGGATCGGGCGAGATCGACTGAGGCCTCATACGAACAGATTCTCGACAGTTTCCGCTGGCTTGGCATCGACTGGGATGAAGGTCCAGATGTCGGGGGCGAATTTGGCCCGTACCGCCAGTCCGAACGCATGGCGATCTACGAGGAGCAGCTCGCCCGTTTGCGGGAGGCAAACCGCGTTTATCCTTGTTTTTGCACACAAGAGGAACTGCAGGCGGAGCGCGAAGCGGCGCAACAGGCCGGTAGAGCGCCGAGGTATTCGGGCAAATGCCGTCATTTAAGTACAGAGGAAGTCGCGTCTCGTATGGCTGACGGGATGCCCCATGTATACCGTTTGCGCGTACAGGCGGAAGGGGAGACAGTGGTGCACGACGTCATTCGCGGCGACGTCGTGTTCCGGAACGAGGAGATCGACGACTTTATCGTTTGGAAGGCAGACGGTACGCCGACGTATCACTTTGCCTCCTGCGTCGACGACGCGAAGATGGAGATCACCCATATCATTCGGGCGGAAGAGCACTTGTCGAACACGCCGCGGCACGTGGTGTTGTTTACGGCACTTGGGTTTGACATTCCATTGTTCGCGCACGTACCGATGATTTTGGCGCCGGATCGAAGCAAGTTAAGTAAGCGGCACGGGGCTACGAGTGTGTCTGAATACAGGGAGCAGGGGATCCTGCCGGAGGCACTGGTGAACTACCTCTTGTTGCTCGGGTTCTCGCCTGGCGAAGACCGCGAAGTGCTGACGCGGGAAGAAGCGGTACAGGTCTTTTCGCTGGAACAGGTGGCGAAGCACGCGGCGGTGTACGACGTCAAAAAGCTCGAGTGGATGAACGCGCAGTATTACCGGGCGCAATCGCCGGATACCGTACTCGAACAGGTCCTGCCCGTGTTGTTTGCGCGCGGCTGGGTCGACGAACAGGAAACCAATCGCGAGCGGGTGGCGTGGCTTCGGACGGCGATCGAATTCGTATTGACGCGGAGTCGCAATGAGGCCGATTTGATCGAGGGGCTGCGGTATTATTTCGAGCCAGTGACTCGCTATGACGAGAAGGGTGTCAAAAAGCAATTTTCCGACCAAGAGGTGCCTCTGCGCCTGCGCAAGGTGGCAGAGCGCCTGAACGTCGTGGCACCGTTTGCCACGTCGCGAGTGGAGACCGCATTTCGGGCGCTCATCGATGAATTGGGCGTCAAAGGCGGCCAACTGATCCACCCAACGCGCCTGGCTTTGACCGGAATCACAGTCGGGCCTGGGTTGTTCGACATCATGGTTCTCCTAGGCCGCGACGAATGCGTATCGCGCTTGCGCGCAGCGGCGGATTTGATCGAAGCGGGGACGGTGGCTGTGTCGCAAGCGTGA
- the uvrC gene encoding excinuclease ABC subunit UvrC codes for MEQTLSDKLALLPAKPGVYLMKGQSGDILYVGKAKVLKNRVRSYFTGSHDRKTQALVANICDFEYIVTDTVAEALILECNLIKQHTPPYNIMLRDDKTYPYIKITNEMHPRLQIVRRVKRDGAKYFGPYPSAFAAQATKRLLDRLYPLRKCKTLKKQVCLYYHINQCLAPCEYVVEAQVYQTMVKEIAHFLAGGHQEVVADLREKMQVAAEELKFERASELRDLIRHIEQVMEEQKITTPDQIDRDVFGFAEDRGLLSVQVFFVRAGKLIERSVSIMPHFGEPVDDFVSFVEQFYHDRADIPREVLLPEGTTSEALVELLDAKVLEPKRGQKRDLVNLATKNARQALDEKLQLMERNMDRTLGAVLELGDVLAIGAPRRIESFDNSNIQGADAVAAMVVFIDGKPHKSEYRKFKIKTVEGPDDYGSMREVIRRRYSRLLKEQRPLPDLIVIDGGRGQLSAALDVLENELGLEIPVCGLAKDSRHKTSQLFFMDEESPVHIDRHSQAFYLLERVQEEVHRFAITFHRQTRKKSGFASVLDEIPGVGPQRRKALMKHFGSMKAIAAADVDAFRGMGIGDKLAEEIRRQVQTHLAATERST; via the coding sequence GTGGAACAGACGCTGTCCGACAAGTTGGCGTTGTTACCCGCAAAACCGGGCGTTTATTTGATGAAGGGCCAGTCCGGTGACATTTTGTACGTCGGCAAGGCGAAGGTGCTCAAGAATCGCGTGCGGTCGTACTTTACCGGATCGCACGACAGGAAGACGCAAGCACTAGTCGCAAATATTTGCGACTTCGAATACATCGTGACCGATACCGTCGCAGAGGCGCTCATTCTCGAGTGTAACCTGATTAAGCAGCACACGCCGCCATACAACATCATGCTGCGCGACGACAAGACGTACCCGTATATCAAGATTACCAACGAGATGCACCCGCGCCTGCAGATTGTCCGGCGCGTCAAACGGGATGGCGCCAAGTACTTCGGCCCGTATCCAAGCGCGTTTGCCGCACAGGCGACGAAGCGACTGCTCGACAGGCTTTATCCCTTGCGAAAGTGCAAGACGTTGAAAAAGCAGGTTTGCCTGTACTATCACATCAATCAGTGTTTGGCGCCCTGCGAGTACGTGGTCGAGGCGCAGGTGTATCAGACGATGGTCAAGGAGATTGCGCACTTCCTCGCAGGTGGCCACCAGGAGGTCGTGGCTGACTTGCGAGAGAAGATGCAAGTCGCTGCAGAAGAGTTGAAGTTCGAGCGGGCTTCCGAGTTGCGGGATCTGATTCGCCATATCGAACAAGTCATGGAAGAACAGAAAATCACGACGCCTGACCAGATTGATCGCGACGTCTTCGGCTTCGCCGAGGATCGAGGGCTGCTCAGCGTCCAGGTGTTTTTCGTTCGCGCCGGCAAGCTCATCGAGCGGTCTGTGAGCATTATGCCGCATTTCGGCGAGCCTGTGGACGACTTCGTGTCCTTTGTGGAGCAGTTCTACCACGATCGCGCTGACATTCCGCGAGAAGTGCTATTGCCAGAGGGGACGACAAGTGAGGCTCTCGTCGAGTTGCTCGATGCCAAAGTGCTTGAGCCAAAGCGCGGGCAAAAGCGAGATCTCGTCAATTTGGCGACGAAGAACGCAAGACAGGCACTGGACGAGAAGCTGCAATTGATGGAGCGCAACATGGACCGGACGCTCGGCGCCGTACTGGAACTGGGCGACGTCCTCGCCATTGGGGCACCGCGGCGAATCGAGTCGTTTGACAACTCGAACATCCAGGGAGCCGATGCGGTCGCGGCGATGGTGGTGTTTATCGATGGCAAGCCCCACAAGTCCGAGTACCGCAAATTCAAGATCAAAACGGTGGAAGGACCGGACGACTACGGCTCAATGCGCGAGGTCATTCGACGCCGCTACTCGAGGTTGCTCAAAGAGCAGCGGCCGCTGCCAGACCTCATCGTGATCGACGGAGGGCGAGGCCAGTTGAGTGCTGCGCTCGACGTGCTCGAAAATGAGCTCGGTCTGGAAATCCCCGTGTGCGGGCTCGCGAAGGACAGTCGCCACAAGACGAGCCAGCTATTCTTCATGGACGAAGAGTCGCCAGTGCATATTGACCGCCACTCGCAAGCATTCTACCTGTTAGAGAGAGTGCAGGAAGAAGTTCACCGATTCGCTATCACTTTCCATCGGCAAACGCGGAAGAAGAGTGGTTTTGCATCGGTGCTCGACGAGATCCCTGGGGTCGGACCACAGCGGCGCAAGGCCTTGATGAAGCACTTCGGGTCGATGAAGGCTATCGCAGCAGCGGACGTCGACGCATTTCGGGGGATGGGCATCGGCGACAAACTGGCGGAGGAGATCCGTCGTCAGGTCCAAACCCACTTGGCGGCAACAGAGCGTTCCACCTAG
- a CDS encoding succinate dehydrogenase cytochrome b558 subunit produces MAVAQAQKKNLTFLWRRLHTLSGVIPVGLFLLEHLFTNSTVLRGPAAFNEAVDAIQTLPLLHLIEFVFIFLPITYHGVWGLYVAFVSGYNAGQYSFGRNMLFALQRITGVITFVFIIFHLWTTRFSGNAPTFDMVHNLVSNPAYFWFMIVGVVAATFHFANGLWSFCIHWGITVGARAQRVTAWVTMIIFVVLAGMGVASLIAFTHTA; encoded by the coding sequence GTGGCAGTGGCACAAGCCCAGAAGAAGAACCTTACGTTCTTATGGCGCCGGTTACATACACTGTCCGGTGTGATTCCAGTGGGACTGTTCTTGCTGGAACACTTGTTTACGAACTCTACGGTGTTGCGCGGGCCTGCAGCATTCAACGAGGCTGTTGATGCGATTCAGACGCTACCGCTGTTGCACTTGATCGAGTTCGTCTTCATCTTTTTACCCATTACGTACCACGGTGTGTGGGGGCTGTATGTAGCCTTTGTATCCGGGTACAACGCGGGTCAGTATTCGTTTGGCCGGAACATGTTGTTCGCGCTCCAACGGATCACTGGGGTCATTACGTTTGTGTTCATTATTTTTCACCTGTGGACGACGCGCTTTTCAGGAAACGCGCCCACGTTTGACATGGTGCACAACCTCGTGTCGAATCCGGCGTACTTTTGGTTCATGATTGTGGGTGTCGTTGCGGCGACGTTCCACTTCGCGAACGGTTTGTGGTCATTCTGTATTCACTGGGGGATTACGGTTGGCGCTCGCGCACAACGCGTAACCGCGTGGGTGACCATGATTATCTTCGTCGTGTTGGCGGGCATGGGCGTCGCATCGCTCATCGCGTTCACCCACACTGCGTAA
- the sdhA gene encoding succinate dehydrogenase flavoprotein subunit, whose protein sequence is MAEQTIIVVGGGLAGLMTTIKIAEAGVPVKLFSLVPVKRSHSVCAQGGINGAVNTKGEGDSPWEHFDDTIYGGDFLANQRQVLGMCEAAPAVIHLMDRMGVMFNRTPEGLLDFRRFGGTKHHRTAFAGASTGQQLLYALDEQVRRYEVAGLVEKYEGWDFLGSVIDDEQICRGVVAQDLRSMEIHYFKSDAVVMCTGGNGLIFGKSTNSMINTGSAGSELYQQGVKYANGEMIQVHPTAIPGDDKLRLMSESARGEGGRIWTYKDGKPWYFLEDMYPEYGNLVPRDVATRAIHKVCVEMGLGVDGQNQVYLDLSHIPANVLNVKLGNILDIYEKFVGDDPRKVPMRIFPAVHYTMGGLWVDLDQMTNIPGLFAAGEAEYQYHGANRLGANSLLSCIYGGMVAGPNAVRYAKNVKKSVDSIPESLFESYRKKYEGDFESILKMEGDENPYQLHRELGQWMNDNVTVVRVNERLQKTDEKIQELQERFKRIHMADTSRWENQMAQFTRHLRNMLHMARVITLGALNRNESRGAHYKPEFPDRDDENFLKTTIAEFTPDGPKLSYEDVDVSLIKPRLRNYAVSKEATKE, encoded by the coding sequence GTGGCAGAACAAACGATTATCGTCGTAGGCGGTGGACTAGCTGGTCTCATGACGACGATTAAGATTGCTGAAGCAGGCGTTCCAGTGAAGTTGTTTTCGCTGGTTCCTGTAAAGCGGTCCCACTCTGTGTGCGCGCAGGGCGGAATCAACGGTGCCGTGAACACCAAGGGTGAGGGCGACTCACCTTGGGAGCACTTTGATGACACCATTTACGGCGGCGACTTCCTCGCAAACCAACGCCAAGTGCTTGGAATGTGCGAAGCCGCTCCAGCAGTCATTCACTTGATGGACCGCATGGGCGTCATGTTCAACCGCACACCGGAGGGCTTACTCGACTTCCGCCGCTTTGGTGGAACCAAGCATCACCGCACGGCGTTCGCCGGCGCATCGACGGGACAACAGCTGCTCTACGCGTTGGACGAGCAAGTCCGCCGCTACGAAGTGGCAGGTCTCGTGGAGAAGTACGAGGGCTGGGATTTTCTTGGCTCGGTGATCGACGACGAGCAAATTTGCCGAGGCGTCGTAGCGCAAGATCTCCGTTCGATGGAAATTCATTACTTTAAATCTGATGCCGTCGTCATGTGTACGGGCGGTAATGGACTCATTTTTGGCAAGAGCACCAACTCCATGATCAACACCGGATCGGCAGGCTCAGAGCTCTATCAACAGGGCGTGAAGTATGCGAACGGTGAGATGATTCAGGTTCACCCGACAGCCATTCCTGGCGACGACAAGCTCCGTCTGATGTCCGAGTCAGCTCGGGGTGAAGGCGGTCGCATTTGGACGTACAAGGACGGAAAGCCTTGGTACTTCCTCGAGGACATGTACCCAGAGTACGGGAACTTGGTTCCTCGCGACGTCGCAACACGTGCCATCCACAAGGTCTGCGTGGAAATGGGGCTCGGTGTCGATGGCCAAAACCAGGTATATCTCGACCTGTCGCACATTCCGGCCAATGTCCTCAACGTGAAGCTGGGCAACATTCTCGACATCTACGAGAAGTTCGTCGGCGACGATCCACGCAAAGTGCCAATGCGCATTTTCCCAGCCGTTCACTACACGATGGGCGGTCTCTGGGTCGATCTCGACCAGATGACCAACATCCCTGGTTTGTTTGCGGCGGGCGAAGCGGAGTACCAATACCACGGCGCGAATCGCTTGGGTGCCAACTCGCTGTTGTCGTGTATCTACGGCGGCATGGTCGCGGGACCCAACGCGGTGCGCTATGCCAAGAACGTCAAAAAATCGGTGGATAGCATTCCAGAGTCTCTCTTTGAGTCGTACCGGAAGAAGTATGAGGGCGACTTCGAGAGCATTCTCAAGATGGAAGGCGACGAGAATCCATATCAATTGCACCGTGAACTCGGTCAATGGATGAACGACAACGTCACCGTGGTCCGTGTGAACGAGCGCCTGCAAAAGACGGATGAGAAGATTCAAGAGTTGCAGGAGCGCTTCAAGCGAATTCATATGGCGGACACGTCGCGCTGGGAAAACCAAATGGCGCAATTCACGAGACACCTGCGCAACATGTTGCACATGGCTCGCGTGATCACCTTGGGCGCTCTCAATCGCAATGAGAGCCGTGGGGCACACTACAAGCCAGAGTTCCCGGATCGCGACGACGAGAATTTCTTGAAGACCACGATTGCAGAGTTTACGCCAGATGGTCCGAAACTCTCGTATGAAGACGTCGACGTGTCTTTGATTAAGCCGCGTCTTCGTAACTATGCCGTGAGTAAGGAGGCGACGAAAGAGTGA